From the genome of Gemmatimonadales bacterium:
GAACGACGTCGCGATGGCCGGCACGCCGCTCATGACCAGGAACGGCGCGACCGGGATCAAGGCGCCGATCAACGTGGCGGTCCCCGTCACCAGCCCTTCGCGCAGTGGCGTGCTCCGCTGCTCGCCGATCTTCAGCTCCTCACGGACCTTCTCAGCCAGCGCGCGCTCCGGGTCGCCGATGACCTCGTGGGCCCGGCGGCGCGCCTCCTCCCGCTCGATGCCCTTGGCCTCGTAGAGAAGAGCCAGCTCGTCCTCCTCGACCTCCGGCATCAGCCGGATCTCCTCGGACTCCATCGCTATTTCGTGCGCGTATACCTCCAGCTCGCTCTTGGCCGCGAGATAGCCGGACGAGCCCATGGACAGCGCGTCCGCGATCATCCCCGCCATCCCGGACACGAGCACGACGTGCGGCCCCACGCTCGCGCCGATCACGCCGGCCACCAGCCCGAAGTTCGCGGTGAGGCCATCGTTGAAGCCGTACACCACGTTGCGCAGGAAGCCGCCGGACCCCGCCTGGTGCCACGGCTCTCCGGTCACGCCCGCCATTCCGCCCAGCGTCTCGGCGTGCTCGGCCGATTCCTTGGCCAGGGTGAGCGCGGCGTCCTTTGCT
Proteins encoded in this window:
- a CDS encoding VIT1/CCC1 transporter family protein, with the protein product MTTDRETTDAWREHWQDEADAAFLYRVLAEAEPSTEKKDLYRRLADVEDRHTQIWAKVLGDNGVTMGVPSPTARARLLAWTARRFGPSVLTGMLLREEGREVKGYLALHRESAPGAAKDAALTLAKESAEHAETLGGMAGVTGEPWHQAGSGGFLRNVVYGFNDGLTANFGLVAGVIGASVGPHVVLVSGMAGMIADALSMGSSGYLAAKSELEVYAHEIAMESEEIRLMPEVEEDELALLYEAKGIEREEARRRAHEVIGDPERALAEKVREELKIGEQRSTPLREGLVTGTATLIGALIPVAPFLVMSGVPAIATSFVVSMLSHFAVGGARSVFTGRGVIWCGMDLFIVGVGVAVVGYVVGGLV